CGTGGCAGTCTCACCTGTCCTGCGTGCCAACGGACCCCTGTTTGTCAATCCTGGAGCAGAAGTCCGGGGAGCTCTGCAGGTAGACCAGCTCGTTCTCCCTCACCGGCCTGATGTCGATGTCTTTGGGTACCAGCTGCTTGCGTGTCCCCACGAGCCGGTGGACCACTTTGGTGGCAGACAGGTACTTGGTCTTCAGGTCCATGGCAATCTCTCTCAGGTCTTGCAGGCCTTTCCAGCAGGTCCTTATGGAGCAGGAGCCGGACACGCCATGACATTTACACTTCATCACCAGCGCGTCTCTCAATGCCTGGACATGGGGACAGAGGACATGGAGGTCAGATAGCGCTCACTCTGTGTGGGACCCTGATACATTAACAATAGTATGTGCAGTGTgaagttttaaaaagtaaagaGTAAAAACACTCCATATTGCTTACTTGTCTCCCGACTTCAGCGTTGTGTAGGTGCATCAGCTTGTTAGCATGAGAGCCTGCCCGCTTCATCTTCATGGGAGCGTCAGAGAACTTAGAGCCCATGATCAAGCCATAGTGCAGGTTGTCAGCACAGCCGCCCCAGCGATAGCCAGGCTCTAGGATCTGAGCGGGAATAGGACCGCATGAGCACAGTCGCAAATCTCCAGAGGTGCACGCCCGAGCTATGGTGTGGCTTATGGTCGCTGCCGACAGGGCGTAGACGAACGCGGCCTCTCTTGttcctgttaaaaaaaagataagaaaCCCAAATGGTGTGGGTAAAAATGGAAGACGTCAAAGTCATTCAATAATCATTTTCCTCTTGAGTTCAGTGCTGACACTGACAagcacagtatgtcatttctggCACTAGGGGTCTCTCGcttaaaacataacaaaaaatgtgaatagtgtgggatcatgggagttgttgtcctTATTGTTGAACAACCACCAATGCTGATGATGAAATCATCATGAAATGTAAATTGGGCAGAAaagttttaagttttaagtaaggttttaaagttttattcactttACGTGAAGTCCCATTCACCAACTTCCTTCTTCACTCTCTGACATATTATAAGAAGTTATAGCGACAGTCGGTCAATTGAAATGCAgttaattgaattaaattacagaattctctgggtttgaacactgTCTTGAACATTaaggataatgtaagtacacagctcaacaaaatacataacaaaGGTCTAGTCATTGTTAGATAtttgatgcagaaatgttacatattatatctttaggCATATATTCTGTACAGTCATTATGTGTCGACATTAATTGAGTGATCTTTGTTCTATCAAAGGTCAGAATGCAGTGAAGGTTCTTCTCAAAGTTTCCCAAAGCCTGAGCTGACATCATCAGAACGATTTCTCACTTAGTCCGACCAGCAGTCTGAAACGCACATTTTAGACTGGACAAAGAAGGAACAATTATCTGATAATTAAACTAgcttgattatttttctttttattgatcTCTTAATTGCTATTTAGCTCTAACAGCTATCAGGGGCGAACAACTGTAGATATAGAAACTTGAAATAAACAGTATTTACTCGATGTAGGGCGCTGCCAATGCAGTGTGTGAATATTTTCTCTGATtttgtttaaaggaacagttcctcaaaaaaaaaaagaaaattcagtcattatctacacACCCCCATGACGagggaaagtcaggtgaagtttcatagtccacaaacatttctggaacttgACTGCAAAACAGCGTTGTAAAACCACACTCCGTCTTACGTGGGTGTACAAGCTCGACCGCGTGTCGAGGCTGTAAATAAGGTCGTTTtgaatcaatttgggatctcgagGCTTTTTGGAGACTTGGGTGACGCAAggtgagctgtatggagccatctCACGCagtttttaagtttgttttttttaaagatttaaaacaaCTTCTAAcccacttcagttgtttagcagaatgctctAACACTGTTTTTGCTGGGAAGCTCcggaaaatgttttgtggcgTACGATACTTCACGTGACTCTTCATCAACTAGGGGGttaagtagataatgactgaaaagaaatttctgggtgaactgttaTTTTAAGGGTTACATGAGTTTGTTTTTGATGGCTCAAATGTGTGCACATTGATTTGAGAAGCTAGAAGATTTCATACTTTTGAGACAGGCAACTGAGCCAGCACCATCTCTCATGatgaagtgtaagtgtgatcaAATCAATGTACGTCCATGTATGGACAGTTCAACACTTCTCTGTGATCTTTTCCTCGACTTCCCTCTCAGCCTTCTTCTGTTTAGTGGGAAACAATGAACCAGTCAAACGCAGCCTGTCACTGCTCATGCTGTAATGCAGAGTGAGCTCTGATGTGATCGCTGCTGATGTGCATACCCGGAAAGCACATATGCTGAAGGGGCCGAGGAGCAATTTGAAGTAAGGGAAGAAATCATGTATGACCGTGTGCTGCCTAGATCAAAGCCATCCCTTGACAGAGATGAGCCATTTCCTGTTTGGTGCGGACTGCTCGTTCGGTAAATGGCAGCCATGTCCTTTTCTGAGGAGCGCTGCACCCGCTCCCCCCACCCACGACCCTGCAACTGTCTCTGGCTCGCTCAAGGTCTTTTCTGGCAATGCAAACAGCAGAGTCAGACTGCAGCGCAACACAGTCAGATGAAGCTGTGGATTCTGGAAATAACAAGCCAATTATTTCATCCTAAAGAAAGTACAcatgtggtggtgtgtgtgtgtgtgtgtgtgtgtgtgtgtgtgtattcttgaGTAACAGCTTGAGCAGTGTGTAACCTCCTCAGGAATGACTGATGGAATCATTTTACTGGCAGCATAAAAAGGGGAAAGATGAGGCAGCACGTCATCTTCAAACTAGGACTCACTTATAAAACGGATGTAACTCTGTATTAAAGTTTTCAAGATGGCTGTCACGTTAATACATACGGTACGGATAAATCTGTTGTGGCGTCTGAGCACAACCACTATTAGAGGTCTGGGGATCATTCCACCAGTTATTGTAACCTAAACTGCACTAAACATGCAGCTCTTAATGACCTCGGTTTTAGATATTCAGTGAATGTCAAGCATGACTATAAGTGTCAGATTCtcgtggcaaaaaaaaaacaaaaaaaaaccttgtccgCGCTGTCATTCCAAACTGTGTGTAACCATACCTCGGTCGAGGTCTGGTCGATACTTCGGGGAATCAGCGGGGATTTCGATTGAAGGAGCAGTTCCAACGCATATCAGCAAAGGTCTTCTGGCACGTTTTCTTGACTTCGCGGGCCGCTTGGATGATGGTCTGCATGAGCTCCAGGTTGCTGCGACACAGCTGAGCTTGCGAGGACACCATGCCAGGCAGCAGCTTACAGTGTTGGGTCTGGTTGATGTGTAAAGACGCAGGGGTGTGTGACAGTGCTCTGCAGGGTGGGAGGTTGCGATAAACACAGACAAGAGGTATTTGTCAGGATGCATTCAACCATACATTTCTTAATCTTAATTTGCGGTGGCGATGACAACAATGGGGCGATTGCCCAATCACGGGTTTCTGTTTTATGTGTTGTGAAATTATCACATTTATGGGAATAACAAGGCATGCTGGGAGTTTAAGCTGCAGTGGTGTGTTAGCAATTTGAGGTCCACATCAGCTTTGAACAAACAATTGAAAATCCAAACAGATAATGCTTCAATCAGGGAAATATTTTGGCGCGGCGCGCCGAAAAGAACAACTTATCACGCGAAATTCCCAAAGAAGACTCAGCTGCGGATCCATAAAATATAAGTGACACGTTCTTGGCACATGGATTTCCTTTTGTTAAGCAGAGAGGAGGCATCAACATCAgccaaaaaatataaaaacttcAATAAATTCTGATCCACGGTcaaataaaaaatctatataGATCCCTTGCCATTTTCCACCACAGGAAGCATCGTCCTCTGTGGCCTCCATTTGACATCAATCGCCTGTTTACAGACTATAAAAGGATGCACACATTTGAATTAAACAATTTCAACTTGTTTAGGATTAACTTAATAGAGGAACCACAGGCGAAGCAGGTCAGCTCTGATCTCGGCTCTTCGCGCCTTGCACTCTGCTGCAAGTTCGTGAGAACCAGGCAGCACCGTGGCCTGTTTTACATTAGGAGGCCGAGGGGCCGCCACTCTGTGCCCAATGATAAGCTGTGACTCCATTGGGCTTGTGGTAACCCGGCACTCACAGGTGTTTACAGCCGCATCTGTTCTGCATTGCACCGCTGTGCTTTATCAAGCCTGTAGGACTTCTCGCTTTAGATTTAGCACATGCCATCCCAGCTCTCATGGGCACATCTGCTTAAGTCTTCCCCACTGTGAGCATTTACAACCACTTGTGCTGATAAGACGCATGGATGGTCTTGCTTAAGTCAATGTAGAAAGCTGTGTGTTCAGCGATCAGACATAATGATCAGGGACACAGACTAAGAAAAGAAGGGTTAATTTACATAAACAGATATATCTGTGTTTTTGGTGAACGATATCAATCAAACTGGTGTTGGTTCATTCATTTTAGGAATGGTTTGTATCTGTTTTTACAAATGAACTCTTCAAATATACAACAGCACACGCAAGTTGtggttgaaagaaaaaaaaactcaaagggtttaaacaaaaaacagtccAACAGTTTCAATTGAAACATAAATAAGTTCAAAAAATAGCAAGTTGGGAATTTTACGGACTTTCCAACATTATTGAGAAAATGattgtttacttttacttaaaaacagTCTGGTGCTCAGCCTGAGCAATCAACATCGGTGTCAACATTTATGGCATCGGTTTCCTTCGACGGCACACTATTTTTACCCCGATTGAGGCCTGACTACACACACAGTAAGCAGTGACATCAGCGGCATTGTCTGCGCTGCCGCGGCGCCTCGTCATATCTGCCTTATTTTCTATTCCCATCTTCTTATTGCACGTCAGGGGCGCGTTTGATCTGAGGGCtccgaacacaaacacacacatggcatCCCCCTTTTTACTGAAGCTAATCAAAGTTAATCAAACAAAGAAGTTTCCGTTCACAACCTGAAGACCTGCCAGCTAATCTACTGTCCCCTTCAtcagacacacatgtacacaacaCGCAGCCACTCGAGGAATGCTGGGGCCCTTCTCGAAGCTGTCACGGGCCCTCCACTCCATAAAACACTGCAGCCAAGGAGCCACACAACGGCGTGTGGCGTCATGACGTCGCCTGTTTTGACAGCGTTTAAATGTAAAGCAGTGCAGTGACGGCGACAGGAATGGGACAACGGGGTCTCCGGAGAATACTTACAGCCATTTGATGCCGGAGCAGACCTGAGACAGCAGCAGAGCCGTGAGCACACCAAGAGGCAGGGCATGAGAGCTGCTCCTCATGGTTGGACAGTTCTCACAGGACACGAATACAGAGAGCAGTCGGGGTATCTGGGCTCTGACTCAACAGTCAACTCTCATAGCACGGCTTCCTCCTCTAAACCCTGTAATAAATCATACAAATATTATCAATGACATTTACAGAGTCTTGTGTTAGTAGACGAGCACTGTGAAAGCCTTTGTGTGAGCTCTGGACATCATTTAAATCTATAAAACAGAGCAAATCAAACAACAGAAATATGGGATTTATTCTCAAAAACTGCATATGTTGAATAAAGACTGGCTTCATGGTAGAAACATTTGGGAATGATCAGAATTGTGCTCTGCATACAGGCCACTAACACAGTGGGCGTTAAAACACACTGTAAAGAAACATCCATGGTATTACAGTTACAGATAATCACAAGAAACAAGACACAGAACTGCAATGAAACATTTAAGACACGAgtgcccaaactttttttccctTAGAGAGCCTGAACATTAACATAAAGGTGGGCCATGGGTCAAAAGTAGACACCTATTACATTGTACTGTTCCGATGCAAAATCGTCATCTCTAAACTCCTTGCTCagattatgaaataaaatgaatggttAAGCCCCTTAGTTTTAAGAGAAGTTTGCCatcacaaacataaaaaaaagcataaacatTGTAGAAACCAGATACATCGAGCGGACCGGGATTTAACCGCGGGCCCCATTTTGAGTGTCCCCGCTTAATGACAAAGAACTATCCTACATTTCCATACAGGGACcagtgctgtgtttgtggtaCAGATTGCGTCTCAACAGGCAAAGCATGCTGACTTTATTATAGTGAATTTCAACTTCAAAACATTCAATAACACAGTCATGTCGCTCATTGATATGCTGGTATTATTACTACCTCAGATTTTTAAATGGATGGACTTCTTGGGGTTTTACAGTAACATGAACTTTTATTAAACTTTGACGCACTAGCATTTAATCCAGACCTATCCCCCCGCATGTTTGAGCCGACTGCAGTTACTCAGCTGGGTGTCAGCTCTGTTCCACTTTGtaaaaatgtgaagaatttttaatttaaaagaacaaaaagtgtCAGCAGCACAGATCAGCCCACTGATCTTTAATCAGCGCATCAGAAGCTTTGTCTGATGGCCCTGAGCTGCTGATAACAGCTGTCTTTGAAGGGGGCTCACAGCAACACAGCAGGTAACAGATAATGGGCCTTAATACAGGGGCAGTTCCTGCTCGGCGCTGATTGGCGGAGACGGAACGGtgtattaattatttaaatgcGCTGGACTGAAACTATTGTGCGGTGATCAACTGCGTTTTAAAGCACACGGATACGCTGAAAtcgtaaaaaaaatataaaataaaaaagaacaattcTTTAAACACCATCGATGAAAAATAAGTTAATCCCTGAGCGTTCTcactctttgtttgtctttttttttccagaagcCTAAAGCGGATTTGCTGTTTAAATTTACATTCGGCCAAAGTGAGCTAAGTGGCAGCTCCTGTTTCCAACCAGAAGATAAAGGCTGATagccacactcacacacacacacacacacacacacaccgatgtGTGCCTCTCCTCAAGCCAAGATAAGCCGGGCAGGCGCACCGAGCCAACTATTAATCATATTTCCTAACTATCAGGGCGGATCTAATTAGAGGAGATTAACTAACAAGGTCGGACAAGGTTATTTATATTGTACAATAATGCTGTTTTCCATTCAGCTCGCAGACTGAAGTCTTTGAGGGGATTCTAAATCACTCCGAAGATATAaatcttgagaaaactgttCCCGTACTTGTATATTAAATCAAAATAGGCTACAACGACCAATCTAACCAGAGAGTCTCCCCCTTATTTCAAACTAATCTTTGTTTCCAACTTTCTTCCAAGACTTTTCTCTCAGCTGATGGCTCCTCTACAGCCGACAAGCTcacacagcaaacaacacaaagCAGTCAAGCTCAGTGATCCCCAAACTTTAACCGCCGTCTCCTGCGCGCACAGACTCCTCTAACAGCGGCACACGGGGGAACAGAAGCCGGACTCACCTTTACGCACAGCTCTCAGCCTtcagcaacaacaataaaaatacatttaaaaaaaaaacacgacggaggaagaaaaattaaaaagaaaataaaatctcAGCAAGGTCGGGAGTATCCTTTTCGGGAGTTTTGTCTGCGTCGGAGTCAGCCAGACGCGTGAGTAAAATCCAGCATGGGGTGGTGGAGTAGCTCCGGACAGGTACGCATGGTGtgcacgagagagagagagtgctgtgagagtgtgtttgagcgtgtgtgtgtgagtgtgagtgtgtgtgtgtgtgtgtgtgagggcagagacagacagggagagagggagagagtgaggctGAGTGGGGGCAGACTCGGCTCTAAAGTACCCCTGCCTGCTTTTGATCTCACTGCTGATGTCAGACCAGCATTAGCATAAGAAAAAGCGCGCCGGACCAGTGCACAGCTGCTCGGACACTCTCCTGCGAGGCACTGcgcacagagagacacagacagagacagggagggaggtagagagagagagagagagagagagagagggaggttaCCGAGCTATAGTCCTATAATATTCCCACAGGGAGGTGAAGTGAGTTACAGTGTGTCTGTGATCATGAATGCTGCACAGTGaccttcgttttttttttttttttagtttttttttctgcattttttcttttttatatagcTGCCCTGGTATCAAACCCCCATGAAATGCTATTAAAATTCCTCCAGCTCTCAATGGACACTGTGTAGTGTGACCTTATCATTACGCTTAACAGGAGCCAGTGGTTCCATGTGACCGGCCGCTCACTCTACAGGATGTGACACGGACATAAAATATTCGATTAAATGTTGGATAAAGAGgctccagaaaaaaaataaaataaggcaTAACAAGTGTTCACGTGGACTGTGTTTTTTGGATTGGAATTTGTTTTATTACTGTTATTGGATTTTATTTGAAGGTATGAAAGTTTTGGGGCGAGACGCCGTAAGTGGATTTTGTGCGTAAGCACACGAAATAGACAAatgctttgttttcatgacagaataaacaaactgaccttaagggacaatttcatactgttttacccttgtttatatttggcagaccctgccacctttctagcttcaaacagtgtccttggaacttattttcctcagagaacagcttgtttattcaggtatggagaaaaaaaatatgttgtttgtattataacctcattGATATAGTAATTAGTAAAATTCCGAGTTTGAATTACTTCCCCAAaattacatagtgcccctttaatggtGGTAACGCAGGGTAAATACATGTAGTATGAAACTCATGTGCTGCACAGACAGTTTAtagctattatttattttttaactgttGTGCCGAGTTGAGCTCTTACATGTACAGCAGAGTAAATTAAACATacagttttctgtcacaacacATCATACCACATATAACCTACATGACAATGAGCTTAACATGGGTACAGCTTTGGATGATTAACCTTTGGTGTGAGTGATTATATATCTGGAATTAGTCTGATTTCCATTGAGTTGACAGCCCTTTACGGAGAAAATTGTTTAGCAATGTGTTATTTCACAATTGCTATTCGCAGTGCCCCGAGTTACCCTGTTACTGACCTTTCTTTGGATATATCTGTAAAGAGGCACTGGgttaaactatatatatatatatatatatatagtttaacCCAGTGCCtacagatatacatatatatacatatatatatatatatatatatatatatatatttgtgatGTATTCGAGAAGATAAAGGAGTACAGCTCTCAAAGCCTAGTAGATTGTTTAGTATCTGACACTGATGCCACTGCACAGGCTTTTCTGTCCATTCATGTCCAATGGCTTATCATGTAAAGATGTAATGTGTATGACAGTGTGACGGTGATGCTCCAGCCCATACTGTCATACAATATGAAATACATGTTCATCAAATTTAAGTTTAAGGATCTAAGATTATTCAGAAAAACTTGAAATCATTGACCTCCTCTAGTTCTTCATTCTGTAGGTGTATTTTAAAATTTGAGCCCACAaaacctatatatatatatatatacataatttatttatttgatttgatttttttgttgtttttttttattttattttttattttttttccaatacaAGATGCTGATGTTGCAGCCACTGATGAATATCATCCACGTCTGATCATtctacagaaaagaaaatgtcactCAGTCATCTAAGGAGTTGCATTCTCTTTTAGAAATAGTCTTTTGACTCGGTGCACTGGAGAAACACCGCCAAAATAATGGAGTAGTATTTTGGTTTTACCATCACGGCAATGGTTGTAATTAAGTAACACTAAACATGCTGTTAAAACAGAAGGGCCTCAACAATAATAAGTTATGTGAGTGTATTTCATtcttaaaatataaaaagatacACGGATACAAGAAGTGTCAAAAGTGTTCCAAGCCCTGACATTTAGCAAAATATGTTCTGCATCTGTTGATTTTAAATATGCAGCCCCATGGAGAAGTACTGAATAATTGAATCATTCTGCTACAATTACTGAATGCCGCCATGTCTCATGTTTTTCATCTGAATCCATTTAGAAACAATGTTTTACACTAAGGCGTCTCTTTTGTGCTCAgactaacaaaaacacaactaaaattcAACAAGGACTCCGCTGTGGGGACGCCTGCCCGCCACGCTCTCTTGTGTGTAGCAAAGTGACCTCCATGATAAATGTTTCCAAGAGCAAAAAGTGAATTTGACATTGGagtgattttaatttgaaatgtaaatgatgcTCTGAGTGCAACGTAACACTTTGAAACCTATTTTATAATGGTTACAATGCATAGTAATATGATGTGACATGATATTGTGGTATTCACATGCTATCCAACACACAGGTATGCCCTTTAACATTTCCTAAATTAAACCTTCCTAAAGTTACATAGCGTTCTCCTGCACGGGCTGATTTCCTTAAATATTAACCGCACTGTAAGCGATACGCTGTGGAGCCAGCTGTGGGAAAGTAATGTATAGTTTCCCTGAGAATCCGCCGCACCTCCAGTGCTCACACAAAGGCAATAGTGAGCTGTTGTCCAGACCTTGACCTTGCAACTGGTATAGCTAACATGGCTGGCCTATAGTGCTCCACGGGGACCAGCAGATCAGGTGTTGTCATGCTGTCTCTGGAGCAGACACATTTACAGACCACAACAAGCCCTGGTCCTCTGGGAACACCCGGATCTTGTGTCTAAATCTGTTTGCCAAACAGGGTCCacagcaaccttttttttttttaaccacagtATGTATCTCATTTACAGTGGGGCTGTGATCGTGGTTCCAGAGAGGCTCCACGTGTTTTACATGGCAGTCAACTGTGAATGGGCACAGGTCGGAGCTTTGTGTGGGAGTTGTGGAGCTTTCAGCAGGACCGGGCCCGTCTACAGAGACACTTTTTACACTCGGGCTCGCCATTCCTGAGCTAGGATCAACACGCAGCCCCTTGATCTTCATATCTCACCTGCCAAGCAACACAGAGGGGGAAAGACATCTTCacagggaggcagagggggatCAGTGAGCCACTGGAGTTCATGATAATGAAATAAGTCATGTCACGTAAGGGCGGACTCAGACACGAGGTATGATAAATCTCCCACGTGTGCGATCAGAGCCGGCTTTACGGAGATAATGTTACAGTTACATTGTCCCTTTAACTGGGAAAATAATCAGCTTTTGACAGGGTGGGATTACCGGCAAACACACCATCATGTAATCCAGATGCGGTTTGAGTCGGAGTTGGAAGTTTATTTTCAAAGGGGTTACAATCAGTAATTTAGATGGATCCCCTGAGATGATGTGATATCAGAGTCCCAATGAAATAtgtcaaaaaacccaaaaatgTGAAAGTACAGTGCTgtaatttatttactttttgtgGAAAACCTGCATGTGCAAACTGTGTATCACAAATCATGTGTTGCAAAAATATCGTCACAGTTACAAAGACAAATATGCAATTTTCAAACGGACTGAACGGAGCGAGCCGAGCCGTGGGCGAGTACAGTGTTAACGTTTGTGAGGAATGAGTCCTCAGGCTCACAGCACTGAGCCATTGTCCTTCAAATCTCAAGGGGATGGAGCCAATATCACAAATCTGGTCAAtcaccgggggggggggggggggggacactcAACTTTCACCCAGGAGGATAAGAGCCTGAATGGGTGCAGAGTTACTATTATGCCCCTGGAAAATACTCccatgctcccctcaggataCGAATAAAACCAAACTGGGCCCTGGTGAGCACTGAAAATGTATCAGTAACcttgaattgattttttttgtctttcctcatcttgtaagaaatgtttcaagatgaggaaaaaaaaagaaaatcataacaataataataataaaaaacaacattaacccTGAACACTTATGTTGTCAGTTAAGTTACAGATATATTTGCAGTTTTATGTTCTTATCAAATATATACTTACTGTAATAATTATACTTACTGTAAGTACACACCTGCAGTATACAATGGTGTCAATGCAAACTTGTTGTGTGCTCTTACACAAACAGAATACTTATactaaagtatacttttataaactagAAAGTCGACGAGGAGTAAATTGTATAACCAGTACCTATAATGTCATTATAGTATAGTTTACAGTACTGTTGcagtacaaaataaaacttagatATTAACTAGTTGTGGACTCAAAGTTCACTACTCCTGCACCTAAAGAATACTTTATTCATAAACGAGAGACTCAACAAGAAATATAGTAAACTAAAATGATCTATAAGTTAATTTTGTATACTTTCATAAACTAAACCGTGGGCCAGAAGTAATGTGTATAATCAGTGCCTATAAGGTCACCTATAGTATAGGTCATGGTACTGTTGCAACACAACATAAATGTAAACTAACTGTGTCCTC
This genomic window from Sparus aurata chromosome 13, fSpaAur1.1, whole genome shotgun sequence contains:
- the wnt11 gene encoding LOW QUALITY PROTEIN: protein Wnt-11 (The sequence of the model RefSeq protein was modified relative to this genomic sequence to represent the inferred CDS: deleted 1 base in 1 codon) produces the protein MRSSSHALPLGVLTALLLSQVCSGIKWLALSHTPASLHINQTQHCKLLPGMVSSQAQLCRSNLELMQTIIQAAREVKKTCQKTFADMRWNCSSIEIPADSPKYRPDLDRGTREAAFVYALSAATISHTIARACTSGDLRLCSCGPIPAQILEPGYRWGGCADNLHYGLIMGSKFSDAPMKMKRAGSHANKLMHLHNAEVGRQALRDALVMKCKCHGVSGSCSIRTCWKGLQDLREIAMDLKTKYLSATKVVHRLVGTRKQLVPKDIDIRPVRENELVYLQSSPDFCSRIDKQGSVGTQDRQCNKTSLGSDNCDLMCCGRGYNPYMEKLVERCHCKYHWCCYVTCKKCERIVEKYVCK